One window of the Granulicella arctica genome contains the following:
- a CDS encoding alpha/beta hydrolase, translated as MSNQGSQGRSPVVVFFHGGWWQSTYDLNYGGHLCAALKAEGISVWSVEYRRVGSSGGGWPTTFQDAAAGFDHLAALAESYPLDLSRVIAMGHSAGAHLAFWLAGRHHIEPHSPIYNPQPRVGLHGLISLAGAVDLRLTIDLAGYFSFAHDKQEVFSLMGEGPRYADDRYRAGNPGDLLPLSTQQVLIQGTDDGQIPAELPARWAQLARRQGDEVTIHMVPSAGHFDVVDPQSAVWPVIRHTVRAMLLL; from the coding sequence ATGTCGAATCAGGGGTCGCAAGGTCGATCTCCGGTAGTCGTCTTCTTTCACGGCGGATGGTGGCAGTCCACCTATGATCTCAACTACGGTGGACATCTCTGCGCCGCGCTCAAGGCGGAAGGAATTTCGGTCTGGTCCGTCGAATATCGGAGGGTCGGCTCAAGCGGAGGCGGATGGCCGACAACCTTTCAGGACGCCGCCGCGGGCTTCGACCACCTCGCTGCCCTCGCCGAAAGCTATCCCCTGGACCTGTCTCGCGTCATAGCAATGGGCCATTCCGCTGGGGCGCACCTGGCCTTCTGGCTCGCAGGCCGGCACCACATTGAACCGCACAGCCCGATCTACAATCCTCAACCTCGCGTCGGGCTCCATGGTCTCATCTCGCTTGCAGGAGCAGTCGATCTGCGACTCACGATCGACCTTGCTGGCTACTTCAGCTTCGCTCACGATAAGCAGGAGGTCTTCAGCCTTATGGGAGAAGGTCCGCGTTACGCCGACGATCGTTACCGCGCGGGCAATCCGGGGGACCTGCTTCCCCTTTCGACACAACAGGTGCTCATTCAGGGTACCGACGACGGTCAGATCCCAGCGGAGCTACCCGCGCGGTGGGCACAGTTGGCGCGAAGACAAGGCGACGAGGTCACGATTCACATGGTCCCATCCGCAGGCCACTTCGATGTTGTCGACCCACAAAGCGCGGTTTGGCCGGTTATCCGTCATACAGTGCGGGCCATGTTGCTTCTGTAG
- a CDS encoding flavin reductase family protein, which translates to MDFELEKLTARETYNLMIGLIAPRPIALVTSRNEDGGLNAAPFSAYNYLCTDPPIVGIGAMDRPGGGFIPKDTARNIRRTGEFVINVVTEDLMHQMNICATDFPPDVSEIDMAGLTTLPSKHISVPRLAQAHAAMECVEFTTLEIGRSRIILGKIVAMYIEDRFVDPAGPYVLSEDLHAVGRMNGQGAYVKTRDAFIHLPRISYEDWQKSK; encoded by the coding sequence ATGGATTTCGAACTGGAAAAGCTGACAGCGCGTGAAACGTACAACCTGATGATCGGGCTGATTGCCCCACGGCCAATTGCGCTGGTAACGAGTAGGAATGAGGATGGAGGCCTCAATGCTGCACCCTTCAGCGCCTATAACTACCTCTGCACTGATCCACCAATCGTTGGGATTGGCGCAATGGATCGGCCGGGCGGCGGCTTCATCCCCAAAGACACTGCACGCAATATCCGACGCACTGGTGAGTTCGTCATCAACGTCGTCACTGAAGACCTGATGCACCAGATGAATATCTGCGCGACAGACTTCCCACCCGACGTCAGCGAGATCGACATGGCCGGTCTTACCACCTTGCCTTCGAAACACATCAGTGTTCCCCGACTTGCGCAGGCACATGCCGCCATGGAGTGTGTGGAGTTCACTACGCTCGAGATTGGCCGCTCTCGGATCATCCTCGGCAAGATTGTCGCAATGTATATAGAAGATCGATTCGTAGACCCGGCTGGACCGTATGTTCTTTCAGAGGACCTGCATGCGGTCGGGCGAATGAACGGTCAAGGCGCATATGTAAAAACGCGCGACGCCTTCATCCATCTCCCAAGAATTTCTTACGAGGACTGGCAAAAGAGTAAGTAG
- a CDS encoding helix-turn-helix domain-containing protein encodes MFMEWVLMSERDVRRIEVLKEVLSGRRTVASAAVVLAITARQVNRLLIRFLEDGGGGLIHKGRGQSSNHSMSAGVREYVLDLVKSKYTDFGPTLATEVLLAKHEIQVVRETL; translated from the coding sequence ATGTTTATGGAATGGGTGCTGATGAGTGAACGGGACGTACGGCGCATCGAGGTTTTGAAGGAAGTGCTGTCTGGCCGGCGGACGGTAGCTTCGGCTGCGGTCGTGCTGGCCATCACCGCTCGCCAGGTCAACCGGCTGCTGATCCGGTTTCTAGAGGACGGTGGCGGCGGGCTGATCCATAAGGGTCGAGGTCAGTCCTCGAACCACAGCATGAGCGCTGGCGTTCGTGAGTACGTGCTCGATCTCGTCAAGTCGAAGTACACTGACTTCGGGCCGACGTTGGCGACTGAAGTTCTGCTTGCGAAGCATGAGATCCAGGTTGTGCGCGAGACCCTCTGA
- a CDS encoding gluconokinase — MIVILMGVSGSGKTTIGELLAQHAGIVFADADDYHSAANKQKMAAGHALTDEDRQPWFETLHSLLKGWFDSGTGGVLACSALKEKYRAALMDGIPPAIIRLVSLELSKEQIAERLKKRHHEFMNPALLDSQFATLEVPENALHVLNDRTPEEVVQEIMTSLHLSNEKRT; from the coding sequence ATGATCGTCATCCTTATGGGGGTAAGCGGCTCGGGTAAGACAACGATCGGTGAACTTCTCGCTCAGCACGCCGGAATTGTCTTCGCCGACGCCGACGACTACCATTCCGCTGCGAACAAGCAGAAGATGGCGGCTGGCCATGCCTTGACCGATGAAGATCGCCAGCCGTGGTTCGAGACCCTGCATTCCTTGCTGAAGGGCTGGTTCGACTCTGGCACCGGAGGCGTCCTCGCCTGCTCTGCTCTCAAGGAAAAGTACCGGGCCGCATTGATGGATGGCATTCCGCCAGCCATCATCCGCCTCGTGTCACTTGAACTCTCGAAGGAACAGATCGCCGAGCGCCTCAAGAAACGCCATCACGAGTTTATGAATCCAGCCCTTCTGGATAGCCAGTTCGCCACCCTTGAAGTGCCTGAAAATGCCCTCCACGTCCTCAACGACCGTACCCCCGAAGAGGTCGTCCAGGAGATCATGACTTCGCTTCACCTAAGTAACGAGAAGAGGACGTAA
- a CDS encoding DUF899 domain-containing protein, which yields MVHQFIEGSYRETNLTNEPKEYLARREELRLAEIALMEQQERVAAMRRALRKEERPLVIYHMMYGKKQKTPCPMCTLWVDGFNGVARHLAQSIDFAVVMAADLKEIREFARTRGSNHLRLLSAASSIFKFDLGSEDVEGTQDSTISVFTKEKGGVMRHFYTAHPRMSPEIKERGIDLLTPVWDTMDLTPQGRGKWYPAVAYGNE from the coding sequence GTGGTTCATCAATTCATTGAGGGAAGCTACCGTGAGACGAACCTCACGAATGAGCCAAAAGAATATCTGGCTCGACGTGAGGAACTGCGTCTGGCCGAAATTGCGTTGATGGAACAGCAGGAGCGAGTGGCTGCGATGCGGAGGGCGTTAAGAAAGGAGGAACGTCCACTCGTGATTTACCACATGATGTATGGCAAGAAGCAGAAGACACCTTGCCCCATGTGCACCCTGTGGGTCGATGGATTCAATGGAGTGGCCCGTCACCTGGCCCAGAGCATCGATTTTGCGGTCGTGATGGCTGCGGACCTGAAGGAGATTCGCGAGTTTGCGCGCACACGCGGATCGAATCATCTGCGCCTGCTGAGCGCGGCGTCGAGTATTTTCAAATTCGATTTAGGCAGCGAGGACGTGGAGGGAACTCAGGACTCTACTATCTCCGTGTTTACGAAAGAGAAAGGAGGCGTGATGCGACACTTCTACACGGCGCACCCCCGGATGTCGCCTGAGATCAAGGAACGTGGGATCGATTTGCTGACTCCAGTGTGGGACACGATGGATCTGACACCCCAGGGACGGGGGAAATGGTACCCCGCAGTTGCATACGGAAACGAATAA
- a CDS encoding lactate racemase domain-containing protein, producing the protein MSLFFAAGSPTTEMSSEEIRGNLFSALDNLGHREKVMIVPPDFTRMHSQSGVLTELAAEFYDEYLTDVLPALGTHKPMTDHEIATMFGNTPRSLFRVHDWRNDIVTLGEVPSTFMHEVSEGKLDYPWPAQVNRLLRDGGHDLILSIGQVVPHEVVGMANGNKNIFIGTGGAMGIHRSHFLGAVYGMERMMGRADTPVRRVLNYASKHFGHELPQVVYVQTVVSKNTAGKLVIRGMYVGDDAECFEHAARLSLKVNFQMMDREIKKAVVFLDPHEFRSTWLGNKSIYRTRMALADDAELIVLAPGVHEFGEDAAIDKLIRKYGYCGTPATLDAVKQDADLAANLSAAAHLIHGSSEGRFTIRYCPGHLTRDEIESVHFQYGDLAQYMAKYSPALLNDGWNRVDGEEIFYISNPGLGLWAYEGRFKD; encoded by the coding sequence ATGAGTTTATTTTTCGCAGCAGGCTCGCCCACCACCGAAATGTCGTCGGAAGAGATCCGGGGCAATCTTTTTTCCGCGCTCGACAACCTGGGTCACCGCGAAAAGGTCATGATTGTGCCTCCTGACTTCACCCGGATGCACTCGCAGAGTGGCGTCCTGACGGAGTTGGCTGCCGAATTCTACGACGAGTACCTTACCGACGTGCTTCCCGCCCTCGGTACCCATAAGCCAATGACTGACCATGAGATTGCCACCATGTTTGGCAACACTCCACGGTCGCTCTTCCGTGTCCACGACTGGCGGAACGACATCGTCACCCTGGGCGAAGTCCCGTCAACCTTTATGCACGAGGTCAGCGAGGGCAAGCTCGACTACCCCTGGCCAGCGCAGGTCAATCGCCTCCTGCGCGATGGCGGTCACGATCTCATCCTCTCGATCGGGCAGGTTGTTCCCCACGAAGTGGTCGGCATGGCGAACGGCAACAAGAACATCTTCATCGGAACTGGCGGAGCCATGGGCATCCATCGCTCCCACTTCCTTGGTGCCGTCTACGGCATGGAGCGCATGATGGGCCGTGCGGACACGCCAGTCCGCCGCGTCCTGAACTATGCAAGCAAGCACTTTGGCCATGAACTCCCGCAGGTGGTCTATGTCCAGACAGTTGTCAGCAAGAATACCGCTGGAAAACTCGTCATCCGTGGCATGTACGTAGGAGACGACGCGGAGTGTTTCGAGCATGCCGCCCGACTCAGCCTCAAGGTGAACTTCCAGATGATGGATCGCGAGATCAAGAAGGCGGTTGTCTTCCTCGACCCACACGAGTTTCGCAGCACCTGGCTCGGGAACAAGAGCATCTATCGAACCCGCATGGCTCTCGCCGACGACGCAGAGTTGATCGTCCTTGCGCCGGGTGTACACGAGTTCGGCGAAGATGCTGCTATTGATAAGCTAATTCGAAAATATGGCTACTGTGGCACCCCAGCCACGCTGGACGCCGTGAAGCAGGATGCCGACCTGGCCGCCAATCTCAGCGCAGCCGCGCATCTAATCCACGGCTCAAGCGAAGGCCGCTTCACCATTCGTTACTGCCCCGGTCACCTCACCCGCGATGAGATCGAGAGTGTCCACTTTCAGTACGGCGATCTCGCTCAATATATGGCGAAGTACAGCCCCGCACTCCTTAACGATGGCTGGAACCGTGTCGATGGCGAGGAGATCTTCTACATCTCCAACCCCGGTCTGGGCTTGTGGGCCTACGAAGGCCGGTTTAAGGATTAG
- a CDS encoding SDR family NAD(P)-dependent oxidoreductase translates to MSHPLFDLHGKTAVVVGGTSGIGLAMAIGLAEAGADVVASSRRAEQVDEAANAIESRGVRSLRLTSDVGDRSSLEALLAGTLKVFGKVDILINCAGKIKRAPTVDFPEETWNDIMDTNVTGTLRACQIFGKHMLERGYGRIINIASLNTFVSLKEVTAYAASKAAVGALTKSLAVEWSALGVTVNAIAPGVFRTALNAELLDKSERGKELRMRTPMGRFGKTEELVGSAIFLASDASAFVSGEILVVDGGFLASGVNQ, encoded by the coding sequence ATGTCGCACCCCTTGTTTGATCTGCATGGAAAGACCGCAGTCGTTGTTGGCGGAACCTCTGGTATCGGCCTCGCCATGGCCATCGGTCTCGCTGAAGCAGGAGCCGACGTGGTTGCTAGCTCCCGCCGCGCCGAGCAGGTCGATGAAGCCGCAAACGCCATTGAGTCCAGAGGTGTCCGCTCGCTGCGACTCACCTCGGACGTAGGAGATCGCTCCTCACTTGAAGCGCTTCTAGCTGGAACGCTCAAGGTATTCGGCAAGGTCGACATACTTATCAATTGCGCTGGCAAGATCAAGCGAGCTCCGACGGTCGACTTTCCCGAAGAGACCTGGAACGACATCATGGACACCAATGTGACCGGGACTCTCCGGGCTTGTCAGATCTTCGGCAAGCATATGTTGGAACGGGGCTATGGGCGCATTATCAACATCGCCTCACTCAACACCTTTGTCTCGCTCAAAGAGGTCACCGCCTACGCTGCCAGTAAGGCGGCAGTGGGCGCACTCACCAAGTCGCTCGCCGTTGAGTGGAGCGCCCTCGGCGTCACCGTCAACGCCATCGCACCCGGAGTCTTCCGCACCGCGCTCAACGCAGAACTGCTCGATAAGAGCGAGCGCGGCAAAGAACTCAGGATGCGGACACCCATGGGCAGGTTCGGCAAAACAGAGGAGTTGGTGGGATCGGCGATCTTCCTGGCAAGTGATGCGTCCGCCTTCGTCTCAGGCGAAATCCTCGTGGTAGATGGCGGCTTCCTTGCCAGCGGCGTCAACCAGTAA
- a CDS encoding tagaturonate epimerase family protein, producing MSVGLKIPRFSIGVGDRFAHQAKAQLAACQLAAEAGIEVVPVWNKSNREHTIIGSEPAQTRTAADAAIKELGWTSPYFLDADHINLKTVERFLAPCDFFTLDVADLIGQPAKPEDVTTFITRHPELLGTVTIPNTSEPFQTDRSFVESVANKFLAAVQHAGEIYRLLVERKGEGNFVAEISMDETDSPQTPIELLIILAAIADEKIPIQTIAPKFTGRFNKGVDYVGDVAQFTKEFEEDLAAIAFAIKTYGLPENLKLSVHSGSDKFSIYKAIHESVKKFGAGVHLKTAGTTWLEELIGLAEAGGSGLVIAKEVYAEAYAHAAELCAPYATVIDIDAAKLPTPELVDAWTSEQFTSALRHDQANTAYNPSFRQLLHVGFKVAAKMGSRYLDALETNEQIVAQNVTTNLFERHIKPVFLGL from the coding sequence ATGTCTGTTGGATTGAAGATTCCCCGATTCTCAATCGGGGTAGGTGATCGCTTTGCTCATCAGGCAAAGGCCCAGCTTGCCGCCTGCCAGTTGGCTGCAGAGGCAGGTATTGAAGTGGTTCCCGTCTGGAACAAGTCCAATCGTGAGCATACGATCATTGGCTCCGAGCCAGCACAGACCCGCACCGCGGCAGACGCAGCCATCAAAGAACTTGGGTGGACCAGCCCCTACTTCCTCGATGCCGACCACATCAACCTCAAGACGGTCGAGCGCTTCCTGGCCCCCTGCGACTTCTTCACCCTCGACGTAGCCGACCTCATCGGCCAGCCTGCAAAGCCAGAGGACGTTACAACCTTCATCACAAGGCATCCTGAGCTGCTCGGCACCGTCACCATCCCCAACACGTCCGAACCTTTTCAAACCGATCGATCGTTTGTAGAATCCGTAGCCAACAAGTTCCTCGCCGCCGTCCAACATGCCGGCGAGATCTACCGTCTCCTCGTCGAGAGAAAAGGCGAAGGAAATTTTGTCGCCGAGATCTCCATGGACGAGACCGACTCCCCCCAGACACCGATCGAACTGCTCATCATCCTTGCCGCAATCGCCGACGAGAAGATCCCCATCCAGACCATTGCGCCCAAGTTCACCGGCCGCTTCAACAAGGGTGTAGATTACGTGGGCGACGTCGCGCAATTCACCAAAGAATTTGAGGAAGACCTGGCAGCCATCGCCTTTGCCATCAAAACCTACGGCCTGCCCGAGAACCTCAAACTAAGCGTCCACTCCGGCTCTGACAAGTTCTCGATCTACAAAGCCATCCACGAAAGTGTCAAGAAGTTCGGCGCCGGCGTCCACCTCAAAACCGCCGGAACCACATGGCTCGAGGAGCTTATCGGACTCGCCGAAGCGGGCGGCTCCGGCCTCGTCATCGCGAAAGAGGTCTACGCCGAGGCATACGCGCACGCCGCCGAACTCTGCGCCCCTTACGCCACCGTGATCGATATCGACGCCGCGAAGCTACCGACGCCCGAGCTTGTAGATGCCTGGACGAGCGAGCAGTTCACCTCCGCCCTCCGCCACGATCAGGCGAACACCGCCTACAACCCAAGCTTCCGCCAACTTCTTCATGTTGGCTTCAAGGTTGCAGCGAAGATGGGCTCCCGATACCTTGATGCCCTGGAGACCAATGAGCAGATCGTTGCGCAGAACGTCACGACGAACCTCTTCGAGCGCCACATCAAACCAGTGTTTCTAGGGCTCTGA
- a CDS encoding FtsB family cell division protein yields the protein MSARLVRVCEQIYTGRRRVATGAAAVLAVALGYHVIFGQNGLTAYEQKRQNAVRLDKELGSLRQENDLLKGHVDRLQTDPSAIEHQAREELHYARPGEVIYTLPTTPAQAGSAPVSPPPSN from the coding sequence ATGTCCGCACGTCTCGTCCGTGTATGCGAACAGATCTACACAGGGCGTCGCAGGGTCGCTACAGGCGCCGCCGCAGTGCTTGCTGTTGCCTTGGGATACCACGTGATCTTCGGCCAGAATGGCCTGACCGCTTATGAGCAGAAGCGTCAGAACGCAGTCCGACTGGATAAAGAGCTCGGCTCCCTGCGCCAGGAGAACGATCTCCTCAAAGGCCACGTAGATCGCTTGCAGACCGATCCGAGTGCGATTGAACATCAGGCCCGCGAAGAGTTGCACTACGCGCGGCCTGGCGAAGTTATCTACACGCTTCCAACCACACCTGCCCAGGCAGGATCAGCACCTGTTTCTCCACCACCCAGCAATTAG
- a CDS encoding S53 family peptidase — MTRSTSSAVLSLAALSLGILSSSTYAAERAVLKDRVAASQPVAFDVYLPVQNRVQLEKDLHDLNDASSAKYHKWLTPAQFNSRYAATPAQVNAIQSQLKSYGLQTSVMTAHRIHVTGSATSTEQALGTVLKQGTFSNGRTVVAAAQPMTKPAALLSTNAVITGLSGTVRMRTHSHPKVVPQSRTGITGGYFFDDLKQAYSFPSYKNYTGKGVTIGILSTGDFNQADMDAYFSEEKLTTPSYTTIPVDGGAPFDATASFETHLDLQQSGGMAPDAKVLLYNLPSLADNYIIDGLSQIVTDNKTDVVSMSFGAAEAFYTADYNSGEDQTNLLQEEDDLMAQGNAQGITFIASSGDSGALASFPASCFDPTATACGAVEAGAQFPASSPHVTGVGGTNLVTTFLGFLGDLSSIYVRENATAEPLVSDIFYGTTATGSYWGSGGGDSILFPKPLFQIFTDTGNANFRTVPDVALHMGGCPAGVLGTCNPEDSFDYMTIGGQYFGAIGTSAAAPDFAGLTALNIQRQGQRLGNENYYIYTLALLQNLGLPINVFKGNIPGFNGLYSTTPKGYNRVLGNGTLNGVNFLLAPFSTVAGTPQTPTNP, encoded by the coding sequence ATGACACGCTCTACATCATCCGCCGTTCTAAGCCTGGCTGCGCTGAGCTTAGGCATTTTATCGAGTAGTACTTACGCTGCCGAGAGAGCCGTCCTCAAGGATCGTGTCGCGGCATCACAGCCGGTTGCTTTTGATGTCTATCTCCCCGTGCAAAATCGCGTTCAGCTTGAAAAGGATCTGCACGATCTAAACGATGCCAGTTCGGCTAAGTACCACAAATGGCTGACTCCGGCACAGTTCAACAGCCGCTATGCTGCGACGCCAGCGCAGGTCAATGCGATTCAAAGTCAGTTGAAGAGCTATGGTTTGCAAACGAGCGTCATGACCGCGCATCGCATCCATGTCACGGGATCGGCGACGTCTACTGAACAGGCTCTCGGCACTGTTCTAAAACAGGGGACCTTCAGCAATGGCAGGACCGTGGTAGCTGCAGCACAGCCGATGACCAAGCCTGCGGCCCTGCTAAGCACAAATGCCGTCATAACCGGGCTTTCCGGAACAGTTCGCATGCGGACGCACTCCCACCCGAAGGTCGTTCCTCAGAGCCGGACAGGAATCACTGGCGGATACTTCTTTGACGATTTGAAGCAGGCATACAGCTTTCCGAGCTACAAGAATTACACGGGCAAGGGCGTGACGATTGGCATTCTAAGCACTGGAGATTTCAACCAGGCTGATATGGATGCGTACTTCTCGGAGGAGAAGCTCACGACGCCGAGCTACACGACCATTCCCGTGGATGGTGGAGCACCGTTCGACGCAACCGCTTCCTTCGAGACGCACCTCGATCTACAGCAGAGTGGCGGTATGGCTCCGGATGCAAAGGTACTTCTCTACAACCTTCCTAGCCTCGCCGATAACTACATCATCGATGGACTCTCGCAAATTGTCACGGACAACAAGACTGACGTGGTCAGCATGTCCTTCGGCGCTGCAGAAGCTTTTTACACGGCTGACTACAACAGCGGTGAAGACCAGACGAATCTGCTGCAGGAGGAAGATGACCTGATGGCGCAGGGTAATGCCCAGGGGATCACGTTCATTGCATCCTCGGGCGACTCCGGCGCGCTCGCTTCATTCCCCGCATCCTGCTTCGATCCGACGGCTACTGCCTGCGGCGCAGTTGAGGCTGGAGCGCAGTTCCCCGCCTCGAGCCCCCATGTTACGGGCGTTGGCGGCACGAACCTGGTTACAACCTTCCTCGGCTTCCTTGGGGATCTCAGTTCAATCTATGTTCGCGAGAACGCCACTGCTGAGCCGCTGGTGAGCGACATCTTCTACGGCACAACCGCGACGGGCAGCTACTGGGGTTCGGGCGGCGGCGACAGCATTCTCTTTCCGAAGCCGCTGTTCCAGATCTTCACCGACACCGGTAATGCCAACTTCCGGACGGTTCCAGATGTCGCACTCCACATGGGCGGCTGCCCTGCTGGCGTTCTTGGCACCTGCAACCCAGAGGATAGCTTCGACTACATGACAATCGGCGGCCAATACTTCGGCGCAATCGGTACGAGCGCGGCGGCACCGGACTTTGCCGGACTTACGGCGCTGAACATTCAACGGCAAGGCCAACGACTCGGCAACGAGAACTACTACATCTATACGCTCGCGTTGCTGCAGAACCTTGGCTTGCCCATCAACGTCTTCAAGGGCAATATCCCAGGATTCAACGGGCTCTACAGCACCACACCAAAAGGCTACAACCGGGTTCTCGGGAACGGAACACTCAATGGGGTCAACTTCCTGCTGGCTCCGTTCAGCACTGTTGCCGGCACCCCACAGACACCTACTAATCCATAA
- a CDS encoding menaquinone biosynthesis family protein, translated as MTASSTAIQEISIAHSPDSDDAFMFYGLATNKVRVPGYKFTHVLTDIETLNHKAIDEQFYDVTAISFHAYPYLQDNYTLMACGGSVGEDYGPMIVAPRKISLDDVKKLRIAVPGTLTTAYLTLKLFAPGIETVTVPFDQIIPAVVAGEFDAGLIIHEGQLTYASDGLVKILDLGVWWKEQTGLPLPLGGNAIRRSLGNEVMTITTNALRDSIQHALDNREAALEYAMQFARDLDPALANRFVGMYVNERTLNYGEDGKEAIRKLLDMGYERGVIPHRAKVDFVG; from the coding sequence ATGACAGCCTCAAGCACCGCTATTCAAGAGATCAGCATCGCCCATAGCCCCGATTCTGATGACGCATTCATGTTCTACGGACTTGCCACCAATAAGGTCAGGGTTCCCGGCTATAAGTTCACTCATGTTCTAACCGACATTGAGACTCTGAACCATAAAGCTATCGATGAGCAGTTCTATGATGTAACGGCCATCTCGTTCCATGCTTATCCATACCTGCAGGACAACTACACTCTGATGGCGTGTGGAGGCAGTGTCGGCGAGGACTACGGTCCGATGATTGTGGCGCCACGCAAGATCAGTCTTGATGATGTGAAGAAGCTCCGCATCGCGGTTCCAGGCACACTTACAACGGCGTATCTGACGCTCAAGCTTTTTGCACCCGGCATCGAGACCGTGACTGTTCCCTTCGACCAGATCATTCCCGCCGTTGTTGCAGGAGAGTTCGACGCTGGCTTGATCATTCACGAGGGGCAGCTTACGTACGCCAGCGATGGGCTCGTTAAGATCCTCGACCTGGGTGTTTGGTGGAAAGAGCAGACCGGTTTGCCGCTCCCACTTGGAGGCAATGCCATACGTCGCTCGCTGGGCAATGAAGTGATGACGATTACCACAAATGCCTTGCGCGACAGCATTCAGCACGCGCTGGATAATCGTGAGGCGGCACTCGAGTATGCGATGCAATTTGCGCGTGACCTCGACCCTGCACTTGCGAACCGCTTTGTGGGCATGTATGTCAACGAGCGGACATTGAACTACGGTGAAGATGGAAAAGAAGCCATTCGTAAGTTGCTCGACATGGGCTATGAGCGCGGAGTTATTCCGCATCGCGCCAAGGTTGACTTCGTAGGATAG
- a CDS encoding DUF4386 domain-containing protein, which yields MPSCNDENGTSGLSPRQAALVAGITYLLNPVTFAEAYVMPRLISADPVETLRNLTAHPHLFSAAVLSYVVSAVGDVVMAWALYVLLRPIDRALAMLGSVLQLVYAAAWLSALSNLGLIYRLVAVPAYARHTSTGGLPTQIAELLGAYHSGWGLSLVLFGLHLVVTGWLIAQSFYLPRWIGWLLFLAGWAWVVDSVALYFVPEPHLSFLKVIFAAELIFMVWLLGWGWRITEPSIVAKERQ from the coding sequence ATGCCATCCTGCAACGATGAGAATGGGACGAGTGGTCTGAGCCCGAGGCAAGCTGCTCTGGTCGCGGGGATCACCTACCTGCTGAATCCGGTGACCTTCGCTGAAGCCTATGTCATGCCGCGGTTGATATCCGCAGACCCGGTAGAGACCCTAAGGAACCTAACGGCTCACCCACACCTCTTTTCTGCAGCTGTGCTTTCGTACGTCGTCAGCGCGGTTGGCGACGTTGTGATGGCGTGGGCTCTCTACGTATTGCTGCGGCCCATCGATCGTGCTCTGGCGATGCTCGGGTCCGTACTGCAACTTGTGTATGCGGCGGCGTGGCTGTCCGCGCTTTCAAACCTCGGCCTGATTTACCGTCTGGTGGCCGTTCCCGCCTATGCGCGGCATACCTCTACAGGCGGACTTCCAACGCAGATTGCCGAACTTCTCGGAGCCTACCACTCCGGATGGGGTCTGTCGTTAGTCCTCTTCGGCTTGCATCTCGTGGTGACCGGATGGCTAATTGCTCAATCGTTTTATCTTCCGCGATGGATTGGCTGGCTCCTCTTCCTGGCCGGTTGGGCGTGGGTTGTCGACAGCGTCGCCCTCTACTTTGTACCGGAACCACATCTTTCCTTCCTCAAGGTTATCTTCGCTGCGGAACTGATCTTTATGGTTTGGCTGCTCGGGTGGGGATGGCGCATTACGGAGCCATCAATCGTGGCAAAGGAGCGGCAATGA
- a CDS encoding biotin transporter BioY yields MQSTLSTNLDSVVSANSFADSLAGKAAFAVAATGLMALAAHISLPLPFSPVPLTLTPFAVLIIGMTLGPVTAFAAMVLYLAEGAMGLPVFTPQGPGGIAQLLGPTAGYLFSYPLAALAAGWLVRNLKLVSSPLVRGLAAGIIAIAIVFTCGAGWLATLLHLNLSAAWHLAVAPFLPGEIVKIAAAATLYSTMRRWQRS; encoded by the coding sequence ATGCAATCCACGCTTAGCACTAATCTCGATTCAGTTGTCAGCGCAAACTCCTTCGCAGACTCACTCGCTGGCAAGGCAGCCTTCGCCGTCGCAGCCACCGGGCTGATGGCGCTCGCAGCACACATCTCGCTGCCACTTCCCTTCTCTCCAGTACCGCTGACTCTTACGCCCTTCGCCGTTCTGATCATCGGCATGACACTCGGTCCAGTCACCGCCTTTGCTGCGATGGTCCTCTACCTTGCTGAGGGTGCAATGGGCCTGCCGGTCTTTACACCGCAAGGTCCGGGAGGCATCGCCCAGTTGCTCGGACCGACGGCTGGTTACCTGTTCTCCTATCCGCTGGCTGCCCTTGCTGCTGGATGGCTCGTACGGAACTTGAAACTCGTTTCATCCCCCCTGGTACGAGGATTGGCTGCCGGCATTATTGCAATTGCGATTGTCTTCACCTGTGGCGCGGGATGGCTTGCAACACTACTGCACCTCAATCTCAGCGCCGCCTGGCACCTTGCAGTAGCTCCCTTCCTGCCAGGAGAGATCGTAAAGATCGCGGCAGCCGCCACCTTGTACAGCACGATGCGCCGCTGGCAGCGATCGTAG